CAGCGGTCCGGAACGCAGCCTCGGTCTTGTATTTCGGAATGTCGGTTCCATAAACGAACTCGTTGAAAAACCAATCCATGTTGCCTTTGCCGTCGACATTCATGGTCGGTGTCATGTGCTTCTCGACCATGGCCTTGAAGTCTTCCGTCGAGGCCGGACGGTTGCGATAGGTCTCGACGAAATCCTTCATCATTGCTGAAAACTTTTCGTCGTGCGTGGCGTGTTCCCACATCATCATGCGGATCATGTGCAGGATGTAGGCGCCCTTGGGGTAAATGAGCCGCCGCGGAATCTCCAGTCCCGCCTTGGTATTGCGCAGGCGATAACCCATGACCACCGGCCCCATATCGATGGCGCGGTGCCCCAGATTATTGCGCTCTGTCAGTAATTCGTGCTCGTCCGCCCAGAAGCGCTGGAACTCCTGCTGGTTTTTCTGGATGAGCTGGATGTACATGGAAGCCGAGAAATCGGCGAATCCCTCGCTCATCCACTGGTCGCGGTAGCAATGGAAGCCGACCGTGTGTCCCCACCATTGGTGCGCTACCTCGTGCGCCGCGACGGTTTTCCAGTATCCGCGGACATCATCCAAATGCAGTTGATGCCGAACCGTCGCGTCAAAAAACGAGCAGATCGGCATGTAAACTAATTCCGGCCATGATTGGCCGTAATTGCACGCGGTTTGTTGCGTCATGGCAATGCGTTTGTAGGAGGAGGGTCCGAAATAAGCGTCATATAGCCCCATCGAGATGATGGCCTCGGCCAGGGGCTTCTTCATCATTGTCGTCGTGTTCATCGTTCCCAGCGCGACCATCGGCTGGTAGTTCCTCTGTCCGGCCACGGGCGGCTCGGCCAATCTCTGGAGCTGGCGGATGGAGTCGGGCACCTCGGTGTTCGCGAATGCCTGAATCAAGTAGCCTCCCTTCTCGAGCTTTGATTCTTCCCGCTTGAAGGAACCGAAATTAAAACCGGCTACCGCCTGTGGCGCCTCGCTGCGCCACTCGGTGATGTTGACATCCCCTTCCGTTTTGTCGCTTACCAGGTCTCCGGTGGATACCATCTGCAGTCCTTTCGGAATCCTGAACCGGAGGTCGTAGGTGGCGTAATCACCGAGAGCAGAGTTCGGATACCAGTTCCTGCGCGCGACCGGGAAATAGTTGCCGCTACCCGTGTCCACCACCGCCTCCTTGCCCTCGTATTCCGAAATCACAGTGAAGCGCTCTTTCGCGACCAGCTCCTTCGGCAGGATGATCCAAAAATCCGGATCTTCC
This is a stretch of genomic DNA from Terriglobales bacterium. It encodes these proteins:
- a CDS encoding M1 family aminopeptidase, producing the protein MAALAVLLWLSLFAAGASAQQAAPATDVPGANADPAYQQLRHIRVGNGLFSAKDFVLKRDAGKFIFRSGVFSFLEPVKGKVTGAVFVGEGTFMLTPPVEMENKMLALLTKQPAYEEHFERVVFRFTDDTDAEIRAGCAVAQGADGGASAVLEESQAAMRKNLHYNLSARILADLLGKEKQGLFIAFIHGTRYSDKTLFVIDPHGVREVAPEEVALRTYEEAKSGIWAAFHYSGEYAAGIARGTQLNSAVDIEHQQLDTKIDKNGMLHGRAATTFVAQSDGVRVVGFDLFHTLRVQKVSTSDGRPLAFIQEDKKEDPDFWIILPKELVAKERFTVISEYEGKEAVVDTGSGNYFPVARRNWYPNSALGDYATYDLRFRIPKGLQMVSTGDLVSDKTEGDVNITEWRSEAPQAVAGFNFGSFKREESKLEKGGYLIQAFANTEVPDSIRQLQRLAEPPVAGQRNYQPMVALGTMNTTTMMKKPLAEAIISMGLYDAYFGPSSYKRIAMTQQTACNYGQSWPELVYMPICSFFDATVRHQLHLDDVRGYWKTVAAHEVAHQWWGHTVGFHCYRDQWMSEGFADFSASMYIQLIQKNQQEFQRFWADEHELLTERNNLGHRAIDMGPVVMGYRLRNTKAGLEIPRRLIYPKGAYILHMIRMMMWEHATHDEKFSAMMKDFVETYRNRPASTEDFKAMVEKHMTPTMNVDGKGNMDWFFNEFVYGTDIPKYKTEAAFRTAADGVHLDLRITQSNVDDSFIMVVPVYIELNDGRVARIGQVRMKGNTTQDQKDIPLRGLTEPPKRALVNYNHDVLAD